The sequence below is a genomic window from Streptococcus pantholopis.
TTTCAAAAAAGCTGTGACAGATAAGGACAGGGCGGTTTTTAAAACAGCCTTGTCTGAACTAGGTCTGGGTCTGGAAGACAGGCTGAAGACAGATGCTGCTTTTTTATCCGGCGGACAGCGTCAGGCCCTGACATTGGCTATGGCAACGCTCCTTCGGCCTAAGCTTCTGCTGCTTGATGAACATACGGCAGCGCTTGATCCTAAAACCAGTGATATGGTTATGGCGCTTACTAAAAAAATCGTGGAAGAACAGCGGCTGACGACATTGATGATAACGCACAATATGGAGCATGCCATTGCTTACGGCAACCGCTTGGTGATGCTCTATCACGGCAAAATAGTAGTGGATGTCCGCGGCGAGGAGAAAACCTCTCTGACCGTTGCCCAGCTCATGGATCTTTTCCACAAGAACAGCGGGGAAGTGCTGGCCGATGATGCTTTAGTTCTCGGATAAAAGAGTATCTGTTTCGACTTCATCTGTCAGACAGCTAGTCCAGAAATGCAGCTCTTTTCCAATAAAATTTCCGCTGGTTTGTCTAAACCAGCTGTCTGCGGTCTTTGGGCCGC
It includes:
- a CDS encoding ABC transporter ATP-binding protein, which gives rise to MSLLTLTNIHKTFEKGTVNENHVLRGLDLDINQGDFISVIGGNGAGKSTLLNSIAGVVDIDQGDILLEGESLRKEPVAKRAKKISRVFQDPRMGTATNLTIEENMAIAYFRGEKRSLFKKAVTDKDRAVFKTALSELGLGLEDRLKTDAAFLSGGQRQALTLAMATLLRPKLLLLDEHTAALDPKTSDMVMALTKKIVEEQRLTTLMITHNMEHAIAYGNRLVMLYHGKIVVDVRGEEKTSLTVAQLMDLFHKNSGEVLADDALVLG